CTCAGGCTACTTCTTACACTAAGTTTGATGGAACGATTGAGATCTCTACCAAAGTAAATTATAAATCTCTACAGAACGTGAGAGGGACTATTTCCCTTCCTCACGGAACCGGTAAACTGGTTCGAGTCCTTGTTTTCTGCAAAGGAGACAAACAGAACGACGCGAAGAATGCGGGAGCTGAATTCGTGGGCGATATCGACTTGATCGAGAAAGTAGCCGGTGGTTGGACCGATTTCGATGCTTGCGTCGCTACTCCTGACATGATGAAGGAAGTAGGTAAGCTCGGACCGATCTTAGGACGCAAAGGTTTAATGCCTAAGCCTAAGGCCGGAACCGTTACCAATGACGTAGCGAAAGCGGTTGCAGAGTTAAAATCAGGACGTATCGAATATCGCCCAGATAAAGGCGGTGTCGTGCATCTTGGAGTGGGCAAGGTCAGTTTCGATCAAACCAAACTCGTGGAAAACATTCGCACAGTAGTTCAAACTCTTCTCCGGGACAAACCTTCGGATGCTAAGGGTGATTATCTGAAAACTTTCTCCGTGTCTCCTACTATGGGTGCCGGTGTGAAAGTAGACGTTAAGGAACTGGTCAACACGTCCCTCTAAGGGCCGTAGTAGACGGGAGTAGGAACAATGCCCAGCCAGGAAAAATTTGAAGCAGTAGCCGATCTTAAAGGCAGATTAGAAAAACGTAGCGACTTCATCCTAGCCAGCTACAGCGGACTCACGGTGGCTGAAATCACCGACCTTCGTGCGAAACTTCGCAAAGAAGGGTCCGAGATGAAAGTGATCAAGAACAATCTCTTTCTTCTCGCACTTAAGGAATCCGAGAAGCATAAGGATAAGAACATCGCTTTTGGTCCCGAATATCAGGGAACTTTAGCGGCAATTTTCGCAGACTCGAACCTTCCCGCTGCAGCGAAGATCCTGAAAGAGTATGCTAAGACGAATAAGAACCTTATTCTGAAAGCAGGATACTTAGACGGATCCGTCCTGAACGGAGAAGGAGTGGAAGCAATCGCAGGTCTTCCGTCAAGAGAGCAACTCTTGGCTCAGATCGCAGGCGGTATCAACGGTCCAGCAAGAAGCATCGCTTCCGGTATGAACCAAATTATCGCAGGACTTGCAAGAGCTATCCAAGCTGTCGCAGAAAAGAACAATCAGTAGAACCAATTTTAGTAAGTAGTTTAAAGGACCAAACGGAATCAAGGAGCACAAAATGTCTACCACTGAAGCGTTATTAGAGCAACTCGGCAAACTTACCCTCGTGGAAGCAGCTGACCTAGTCAAAAAAATGGAGGAGAAGTTCGGAATTTCCGCAGCGGCTCCAGTAGCAGTTGCAGCTGCGGCACCAGCAGCTGGCGGAGCGGCAGCAGCGGATGAGCCTGCATCCTTCAACGTAATCTTGAAAGGCTTCGGAGACAAGAAAATCGAAGTTATTAAGGTTGTTCGCGAGATCACCGGTCTTGGCTTGAAAGAAGCTAAAGACTTAGTTGAAGCTGGCGGAAAATCCGTTAAAGAAGGCGTTGCGAAAGCAGAAGCTGACGATCTTAAAAAGAAATTAGAAGCTGTCGGCGCTCAAATCGAACTTAAGGCAGTCTAATCAGGAGCCGAGGCTTTGTCTCCTCGATATCTGATTACAATCCTTTCACTCAGGCAGGGAGGCCAGCGGACTTCCTTGCCTAATTGTATTTTCTCCGCTCGCGTAATTATTTTCCACAACCCTAGGGGGCAACACGAATGTACGGTCAAGTAGAGAGAAAACGGGTAAACTTCGGTAAGATCACCAATCTGGATTACCTTCCTAACTTGATTCAGATTCAGAAGAAGTCCTTCGATTGGTTTCTTCAATCTGAAGTTAAGGACCCCACTAAAAGAAAGAACCAAGGCTTAGAAGCGGTTTTCAGGGAAACATTCCCGATCGAGAGCCCAAACAACGACATGGTGATGGAATACAGCCACTATGTTTTGGGAGAGGCTAAGAAAAACCCGCAAGAGTGCAAAGATACCGATGCAACCTTCGCGCTTCCTTTAAAAGCAGTTATTCGACTCATTATCAAAGAAACCGGTGAGATCCGTGAGCAGGTCGTTTATATGGGCGACCTTCCTGTGATGACCGAGCAGGGGACTTTTATCATCAACGGAGCAGAGCGCGTAGTTGTTTCTCAGCTCCACCGTTCTCCTGGTATCTTCTTCTCCTATGATGAAGAGAGAGATACTTATTCTGCCAGAGTGATTCCGTATCGTGGATCCTGGTTGGAATTCGAGATGGACAATAAAGGGATTCTGGTTGCGAAGATCGACCGTAAGAAAAAATTCCCTGCTACTCTTCTTGTTAAGTCCTTAGGACACGGAACTAACGAAGAAGTTCTTCGTCTTTTCTACAAATCTTCCAAATCAAAAATCGGCGGAGCTTCTTCTAAAGAACTCAAGAGATTGATCGGACGCAGAGTGATCGCGGACGTGATCAATATGGAAACCGGAGAGGTAATGCTCGATGCCGGTTCCAGGATCAACGAAGACAATATTTCCATCTTGAAAGAGATGAAAGTGAAGGAAGTAGAACTGGTAGAGTATCCTCGTGATAAGGATAATCCTGTTCTGGTCAATTGCTTGGAGAAAGACGGCGTCAACGATTACGAAGACGCAGTTTTGAAATTCCACGGCATTATGCGCCAAGGCGAGCCTTCTACTATTGAGAACGCAGAAGCGGAATTGAATCGCCTTTTCTTCTCTCCTAAGACTTTCGATTTAGGTGATGTTGGTCGTTATAAGATCAATAGCAAATTCGAGTTCAATAACCCGAAAGAATTCTCTAGTGCGAAAGAAAGAGTCTTAAGACCTGCAGATATCATCGAGACTGTACGTTACCTTCTCAATTTGATCTCTGAAACAGAGAACTATTATCCGGATGATATTGATCACTTAGGAAACCGTCGTATCCGTTCGGTTGGTGAGTTGATCGCAAACCAATTGAAAGTAGGCTTCACTCGTGTGGAGAGAGTCATCAAAGAAAGAATGACAGTACAAGAAGTGGGAACTCAAACCCCTCAACTTCTGATCTCCATCAAACCGATCACAGCGGTGATCAACGAGTTCTTCGGTTCCAGCCAATTGTCTCAGTTCATGGACCAGACCAACCCTCTGGCAGAGCTCACTCACAAACGTCGTCTGAACGCTCTCGGACCTGGAGGTCTTTCCAGAGATAGAGCAGGATTCGAAGTGCGTGACGTTCACTACAGCCACTACGGTCGTATGTGCCCGATCGAAACTCCTGAAGGTCCAAACATCGGACTCATTCTCTCCATGTCTTCTTATGCGAGAGTGAACGATTACGGATTCTTAGAGACTCCATATCGTACTGTTAAGAACAGCAGAGTCGGAAATCACATCGAATACCTAACTGCAGACAAAGAAGAATATCATTCTATCGCAGTATCTTCTTCTCCTGTGGATGAGAAGGGTGAGTTCAAAAGCAAACTGATCTCTACTCGTCATAGATCTGATTATCCTTTCCGTAGCCCGAACGAGATCCAGTACATGGACTTGACTCCTATGCAGGTAGTCTCCGTTTCTACTGCTCTCATTCCATTCTTGGAGCATGATGACGCGAACCGCGCACTCATGGGTTCCAACATGCAACGTCAGGCAGTTCCTCTTCTTCGCCAAGAGGCTCCTTATGTGGGAACTGGTATGGAAACTCGTGCCGCTTACGATTCCCGTATTTGCATCATCTCCAGACATGATGGTGTAGTAAAATACGTGGATGCGGAGAAGGTGATTATCGAGCGTAAGGGCGGAAAAGAATCCGACACTTACGATCTTACGAAATTCAAGAAGACCAACCAAGGTACTTGTTTCAACCAAACTCCTGTTGTAGGAGTAGTTCATTCCGAGATCGACGGAAGAGTGTCCAAGGTCAGCAAAGAGAAGATCGAAGTGACCGCAGACAATGGAAACGTAAGAGAATATTCTCTTGTTTCCGGCCTCAAACAATACCAGCCGATCGTGAATAACGGAGAAGAAGTTCGCAGAGGTTCTACTCTCGCAGGACAAATCGTTCTCGGTGAGAGAATGGACGAGAACGGAAATATCCTTCAGAAGGGTACGGTGCTCGCTGATGGTCCTGCTGTGGACAACGGAACTCTCGCACTCGGACGTAACGTTCTCGTGGCTTTCATGCCTTGGGAAGGTTACAACTTCGAGGATGCGATCCTAATCTCCGAAAAAGTAGTCAAAGACGATATCTTCTCTTCTATTCACATCGAAGAGTTCGAGATCCAAGCTCGTGAAACCAAATTGGGACAAGAGCAGATCACTCGAGATATTCCGAACCTTTCTGACAAAGCGTTCAGAGACCTGGACGAAACCGGTGTGATCCGTGTTGGTGCCGAAGTGAAACCGGGAGACATCCTGGTGGGAATGGTAACTCCGAAGGGAGAAACTGACCTGACTCCGGAATACAAACTTCTTCATTCCATCTTCGGAGAGAAGGCGAAAGAAGTAAGAGATTCTTCTCTTCGTATGCCGAACGGATTCGAAGGAACCGTAATCGATATCAAACGCTTCTCTCGTGAAAGAGGCGACGAACTTCCTGCGGGCGTTGAAGAAATGGTAAAAGTCTTCGTAGCTCGTAAGCGTAAGCTTCTGGTCGGAGATAAAATGGCGGGACGCCACGGTAACAAAGGTGTCGTCGCTCGTATCATGGCAGAAGAAGACATGCCTTACATGGAAGACGGTACTCCGATGGATATCGTTCTGAACCCGTTAGGCGTTCCTTCTCGTATGAACCTGGGACAGATCTTCGAAACTCAGCTGGGACTTGCTGCAAGCAAACTTGGTATCAATTTCGAAACTCCGGTCTTCGACGGAGCAACCGAAGCAGATGTTGAGAAGTATTGCAAAGAAGCAAACCTTCCACTCAGCTCTAAATTCAAATTATACGACGGACGTACCGGATTACCTTTCATGAACGAGGTATTCTGCGGTTACATCTACATGTTGAAACTCGCTCACTTGGTGGACGACAAGATCCACGCTCGTTCTACCGGACCTTACTCCTTGGTTACTCAACAACCTCTGGGAGGAAAGGCTCAATTCGGTGGTCAGCGTTTGGGAGAGATGGAGGTCTGGGCTCTCGAAGCTTATGGCGCTTCTCATACTCTTCAGGAACTTCTTACCATCAAGTCGGATGACATGTTGGGAAGAGCTAGAATTTATGAAGCCATCGTTAAAGGGATCCATTCCATTAAACCTGGAATTCCGGAATCCTTCAACGTATTGGTGCAGGAACTCAGGGGACTTGCCCTGGATATCGTCATCACCGACTCGGAAGGTAACAGCGTTGATATCTCCGACTACGAGGATGAATATTCCAAGAGCAAGAAGAAGATTAAATTCGAGACAATCGAAAACGCCTAAGGGAAAGGTAGCATGAGATCCAATAACGACTTCGAATCAATCACAATCAGACTGGCATCTCCAGAAAGGATCAAGGAATGGTCTTACGGAGAGGTTAAAAAGCCGGAAACGATCAACTACCGTACTCTAAAACCGGAAAGAGACGGTCTCTTCTGCGAGAAAATTTTCGGAACCACAAAGGACTGGGAATGCTACTGCGGTAAGTTCAAGTCCATCCGATACAAGGGCGTGGTTTGCGACAAATGCGGTGTAGAGGTAACTCACTCCAAAGTTCGTCGTGAGCGTATGGGTCATATAGAACTCGCAGCTCCTGTTTCTCATATCTGGTACTATCGTTCCGTTCCTTCCAGAATGGGACTTCTCTTGGACATGACCATCAATCAGCTCAAGAGCGTTCTTTACTTCGAGAAATATGTGATCATCGATCCGGCTGATACCGGAAGAAACCGCGGCGAGCTTATCGACGAAGAAGAATACCACGCATACCTAGACGAATACGGCGACAAATTCGTAGCTGGTATCGGCGCAGATGCGATTAAAGAACTTCTCTCTCGTATCGATGTGGATGCAGAAGCTCGTATCATTCGTCAGAAAATCCAAGAGAAAGAAAAAATCTCCGATAAAAGAATCCTGAAGCGTCTCGAAGTTCTCGAGGCATTCCGTGATTCAGGAAACCGTCCAGAGTGGATGGTATTGGATGTAGTTCCGGTCATTCCTCCTGAACTTCGCCCAATGGTTCAGTTGGAAGGTGGACGTTTTGCTACTTCCGACTTGAATGACCTTTATCGCCGAGTCATCAACCGTAATAACCGTTTGAAACGTCTTCTCGCGTTAAAAGCTCCTGAGATCATCGTTCGTAACGAAAAACGTATGCTCCAAGAAGCGGTTGACGCGTTATTCGATAATAGCCGCCGCAAACGTACCGTAAAAGGTAAAGGTAACAGACCTCTTAAATCCATTTCAGACATGCTGAAAGGAAAGCAGGGACGTTTCCGCCAAAACCTTCTTGGTAAGCGTGTGGACTACTCCGGTCGTTCCGTGATCGTAGTCGGTCCCGAGTTGAAATACCACGAGATGGGTCTTCCTAAGAAGATGGCTCTCGAACTATTTAAACCTTTTATAATGAAGCGTTTGGTGGATCTGGACTTGGCTCCTAACATCAAATCCGCTAAGAAGAAAGTAGAAGCAGAAGAAAAAGAAGTCTTCGACGTTCTTGAAACAGTAGTGAAAGAGCATCCGGTCATGTTGAACCGTGCTCCGACCCTTCACCGTTTAGGGATCCAAGCCTTCTTGCCAGTATTGGTAGAAGGTAAAGCGATCAAGCTTCACCCTCTCGTTTGTCACGCATTCAACGCGGACTTTGACGGTGACCAGATGGCGATCCACGTTCCACTGACTCCTAAAGCTCAGTTGGAAGTATGGATGCTCATGCTTTCTCCTCACAATATCTTAAACCCTGCGAACGGTCACCCGATCTGCGGGCCTACTCAGGATATCGTATTAGGAATTTATTATCTAACTTCTGAGCTTCCTACCGAGCCTGGAGTTCCTCTTAAGTCTTTCGCGAACCTGGACGAGGTTACTTACGCGATCGATAGAGGAGTGATCGAGTATAGAACTAAGATCTCCGTACTTCACCAAGGTAAGATCCTGGAAACAACTGCGGGCCGTTTGATCTTCAATACTGTCCTGCCGGAAGGATATCCTTATGTGAACCGTGCTCTCTCTGACAAAGAGACGAACAGGATCATTGCGGAAGTTTATGAGAAATACGGACCGGCTCAAACCGTTCTGATGCTAGACGATATCAAGAAATTAGGATACCGTTACGCTACCATCTTTAGCCCGACTATCTCCATCGAAGATATTCGCGTATCTCCGGGTAAAGTCACTCTTGTTGGCGATGCTAACAAAGAAGTAGAAAGAGCCGATGGAGAGTATCGCAAAGGTATTATCACCAACGAAGAACGTAAGAAGAAGGTGATCGAGATCTGGACTAAGACCAACGACCTCATCACTGATTCCATGTTCAAGGAATTGGAAAAAGACAAGGGTGGATATAACCCTGTCTTCATCATGGCCGCTTCCGGCGCCCGCGGATCTAAACAACAGATCCGTCAGTTGGCAGGGATGCGTGGTCTGATGGCGAAACCATCCGGAGAGATTATCGAACTTGCAATTCGTTCGAACTTCCGCGAAGGATTGAGCGTTCTTGAATTCTTCATCTCCACTCACGGTGCTCGTAAGGGTCTTGCGGATACCGCCTTGAAAACTGCGGACGCAGGTTACCTAACCCGTCGTTTAGTGGATATTTCCCAAGACGTTATCGTTTCTGAAGAAGATTGCGGTACCGAAGAGCATATTACTCTCGGAACCGTGAAAGAAGGAGAGAACGTTATCGTTTCTCTTTCTGATCGAGTATTCGGACGTTATACCGCTGAGGACATCATCGACCCTGTTTCTGAGAACGTAGTGTATCCGAAAGGAACTCTGGTTACTCGCGAAGTAGGACAAAAACTGGAGAACCTTGGTTATGAAAAAATCAAAGTTCGTTCTCCTCTGACTTGCGAATCCCGTTGGGGAATTTGCATTAAGTGCTACGGTATGGACATGGCTCGTCTGACTCCTGCGGAGATCGGAGAAGCTGTGGGAACTATCGCAGCTCAGTCCATCGGTCAGCCAGGAACTCAGTTAACAATGAGAACCTTCCACATCGGTGGTGCCGCTTCTGCAAAAGTACAAGAGAAGGAACACAAAGTCGGATACCGCGCGGTAGTTAACGCGATCAACGGTAGAACTTTACAAACTTCTGATAGAGGTCTGATCTTCACTCGCCGTGGATCTATCGTGGTCCAAAGGTTGATCCAACAATTCAATTCTTCTGAACTGACCAACCTTCGTGTTGAGAACGGACAGAAAGTGGATAAGGGAGAGTTGGTTGCAACTCTTGCGTCTGGAGAGAACGTAACTTCCGAAGCACCAGGAACCATCAAGATCGCTGACGGTCTATTCAGGATCCTGGGAGAAGAAGCAGTTGTTCCAGTGAAAACTGCAACTTCCCTGAATGTGAAAGTTGCTCAGATCACCGAGGCGAACCAAGCTTTGGGAGAATTCGACCCGTTCAACGAGATCGGAGTTTCCGAGGTAGAAGGAACTGCTGCTTGGGTAGATCTGGAAGTCGGTAAGAACGTCCGACGCGACGAGGACGTAAAAACGTCTAACGTTAATTATAAAGTGATCGAACAACGTAGGGAGAAACTAATCCCAAGGATCGTAGTATCTTCTGGCGGAAGCAAAGAAGAATATCTTGTTCCTGTGGACGCGATCATTTCCGTTCAAAACGGAGACAAGGTGAAGGCTGGGGACATTCTGTTCAAGATCCCAACCGTAGCCGAGAAAACTCGAGACATTACCGGAGGTCTTCCTCGTGTGGATGAGCTCTTCGAGGCACGTCGCCCGAAAGATGCAACCACTCTGGCTGAAACCGATGGAAAGATCGAGGACAACGGAGAAATCGTAAAAGAAAAACGAGTTCTGTACATCGTTCCGGATAACGACGAACTAGAAAAAGTAAAAGTAACGATCCCAATCGGTAAACAATTACGTGTTCGTCATGGAGACTTCGTAAAACGCGGAGACCAGATGGACGACGGAAATCTAGATCCGCACGATATCTTGAGAGTAAAAGGTGTAACCGCTCTTCAAGTGTATCTGGTGCAAGAGGTCCAAGAGGTTTACAGACTCCAAGGGGTGCATATCAACGATAAGCACATCGAAGTTGTGGTTCGCCAAATGATGCGTAAGGTTTTGATCACCGATTCCGGGGACACTTCCTTCGTGAACCAACAACAAGTCGATCGCTTCGCTTTCTTGGAAGAGAACAAGAGAGTGGTAGCGGAAGGTGGATCCCCCGCTCAATGCGTTCCTATTCTTTTAGGTTTAACAAAAGCATCTTTGAACACGGAGTCGTTCTTCTCCGCCGCTTCCTTCCAGGAAACGACGAAGGTATTAACCGACGCTGCTATCAAAGGTAAAACGGATAACCTAATGGGACTTAAGGAAAATGTGATTATCGGTCACATGATTCCTGCGGGAACCGGAATGAGAAAATACCGCGACGTCGCGGTATTCAAAGAAACCTACGGGGATCTAGACCGTCCTCTGGAAGTGGAAGAAGAAGAAATTCCGATGGCCATACCGGAAGACAACGAGAATTAAAGGAAAGCTTTACAATAGAGCAGGTTGGGGAGAACTGGTAAAATAGGTCACCAACCTGCTAAAGAAAGAAGAAACTCATGCCTACAATTAGCCAACTTATACGACATGGCAGGAAGAAACAGGTAAACAAATCCAAATCTCCTGCGTTAAAAAGCAGTCCTCAAAGAAGAGGAGTATGCACAAAGGTGACCACGTTCACCCCGAAAAAACCGAACTCTGCTCTTAGAAAAGTTGCAAGGGTTCGTTTAACTACCGGTATCGAAGTTACTGCTTATATTCCGGGAGAGGGACATAACCTCCAAGAGCACAACGTGGTATTGATCCGCGGTGGAAGGGTAAAAGATTTACCAGGGGTTCGTTATCATATTATCCGCGGTACTTTGGATACTCTAGGTATCGATAAACGTCGTAAGAGTCGTTCTAAATATGGAACGAAAAAACCTAAGGCGTAAGGGAGATTAGGGATGTCTAGAAGAAGAGGAAAAGTAGAACCGCGTAAGATCCAAGCGGATTCAGTTTACGGAGACGTAAACATAGCTAAATTCATCAACTGCTTGATGTTGGATGGAAAAAAATCAGTAGCTGAGTCATTGTTTTACGATGCATTGGAACTGATCCAAAAGAAGACAGGCAATGATCCTTATGTAACTTTTACTGAGGCATTAGAAAATGTGAAGCCTCAAGTGGAAGTGAAATCTCGTCGTGTGGGTGGGGTGACTTACCAAGTTCCTATAGAAGTTCGTCCAGAAAGACGTCTTGCTTTGGGAATCAGATGGTTGATCCGTTATTCTAGAGATAGAAATGAAAAAGGCATGGCGAATAAGTTGGCTGCCGAATTCATCGAAGCTCAAAAAGGTACTGGAGCAGCAATTAAGAAGAAAGAAGATATCCGTAAAATGGCGGATGCTAACAAGGCATTCAGTCACTATCGCTGGTAATCAGCATCTTTTTTCAACCGTCTTGGATTTTATAAGACGGAATTGCGATGGAAGGGATTCGAAAGAATCCCTTTTTTATTTTATATATTCTTAATCCAAAGTATAGAGAGTAGTCGCGTTTATCCTTCCTCGAAGAACCGATCTACCAACCTTCTTTGCTGAAAATGTAGAAGAAAGTTCACCGAAAGTCTCTTCGGTAAATAGCAATGGCACCTTGGCTTTCTTTGTCAGCTTTTCCATTCTAGCGGCGACGTTTACCGTATCTCCTATGACCGTTGTATTCATTCTTGCTTCGGTTCCAACAGTTCCTAAGGCGACTGGTCCAGTATGAATCCCGATCCCTATGCGAATTTTATCATTCCCTTCTTTGGTAAATTCTTTATTAAATTGTTCTAACTCTTCTAACATTTCCTTTCCAGCACGGACAGCGTCTTCTCCATTATGGAAGAGAGCCATGAGCCCATCTCCGATGAACTTGTCTATGAATCCCGAATTCTTTGTTACTACAGGTTCCATATGAGCAATGTATCTGTTTAAGTTTCGAAAGATCTCAGCGGAAGAAAATTTTTCGGATATGGAAGTAAAGCCTCGGATGTCTGCGAACAATACTGTCAATTTAAGATTGGTCGCTTCTCCAGGATGAATCGAAGTTAAGTCGGTGGATTTTAATTCGTTTAGGAATTGAGATGGTACGAATTTGGAACTTGCCTCTAATAGAGAGCGAACCTTGTTCTGAGAAAAGACGAGTTCGGATATATCGCTGCGGATTCCTATATACTCTTTGTTGGTTCCGTCAGGGTTTTTTATCGGAATGATTGTTGTATTAACTATGTATTTGCTTCCGTCTTTAGCTCGATTCTCTACAACTCCTTTCCAGATTCTGCCTGCCTTGATCGTAGCCCACATATTTCGGAATGCTTCCTTGGGCATATCCGGATGTCTTACAATATTATGCGGTTGGCCGACTAATTCATCTCGATTGTATTTAGAGAGGCGGCAAAATTCATCGTTTGCATACGTGATCTTTCCATGCAAGTTTGTCATCGATACGATCGTACTTTTATCAATTGCGTCTTTGTACTGACTTAGAAGCTCCTTTAAATCTGTTTTCTCTATAAACTCTTGGGTTTCGGATTCGATTTCCTGTTCCATACAGTGGTCTACCTTCTACTTTAACCGTATTTAAAAGGCTCGCAAAACGTCAAGTAGGTTGGGCTAAGAAAGACTTTGATTAAAGTCTGTATAGTCGTGTTTGGTAATTTATTATTTCTTAATACATGAGCAAGGCGTATAAGGGAATTATTGCGAGAATGACACCCACATAAATCATATAACGACTGAAGTATTCAATGATCTGCAGATTTTTTTGGAAGACTGAAACCTAAAACACTGATATTATTAGGCCAAGGAGATCCGGGATGAGATTTGTCTGCGAGCTGAGTTGGGA
Above is a window of Leptospira semungkisensis DNA encoding:
- a CDS encoding adenylate/guanylate cyclase domain-containing protein; this translates as MEQEIESETQEFIEKTDLKELLSQYKDAIDKSTIVSMTNLHGKITYANDEFCRLSKYNRDELVGQPHNIVRHPDMPKEAFRNMWATIKAGRIWKGVVENRAKDGSKYIVNTTIIPIKNPDGTNKEYIGIRSDISELVFSQNKVRSLLEASSKFVPSQFLNELKSTDLTSIHPGEATNLKLTVLFADIRGFTSISEKFSSAEIFRNLNRYIAHMEPVVTKNSGFIDKFIGDGLMALFHNGEDAVRAGKEMLEELEQFNKEFTKEGNDKIRIGIGIHTGPVALGTVGTEARMNTTVIGDTVNVAARMEKLTKKAKVPLLFTEETFGELSSTFSAKKVGRSVLRGRINATTLYTLD